One Candidatus Aminicenantes bacterium DNA segment encodes these proteins:
- a CDS encoding SPASM domain-containing protein, whose product MSGKTNYYRRLLALYRSYRRRDIIVAPPPLRLWVELSSRCNLRCPVCPNRDLPAADKGDMAWPLFKKVIDQGREFAIEINLHHRGESLLHPEAGRFIKYAATQGVFSKLHTNGTLLRGEVAEAVLASGLQRLSISFDGFSAASYEKNRVGASFEQVTENISGFLQRRRQMRMKTPHLAIEMMRISPSRIEGKKQNEFVHRFKKLGLDEVVFKKTHNWAGHFGGADAAGKFSACTFPWNALVVFFNGDVAACAQDFFGRQRLGNAHDKQLLEIWNDLPMQELRRAFAVADISPFAACRICDRIGRSTVAGIPREYLKRMIFKRMP is encoded by the coding sequence ATGAGCGGAAAAACAAATTACTACCGGCGCCTGCTCGCCCTGTACCGCAGCTACCGCCGCCGCGATATCATCGTGGCGCCACCGCCGCTGCGCCTGTGGGTCGAGCTGAGCTCGCGCTGCAACCTGCGCTGCCCCGTCTGCCCGAACCGGGACCTGCCCGCTGCGGACAAGGGCGACATGGCCTGGCCGTTGTTCAAAAAGGTCATTGATCAGGGGCGGGAATTCGCCATCGAGATCAACCTCCACCACCGCGGTGAATCGCTGCTGCATCCGGAAGCCGGCCGTTTCATCAAATATGCCGCAACCCAGGGAGTTTTCAGCAAATTGCATACCAACGGCACCCTGCTCAGGGGCGAGGTGGCCGAGGCGGTCCTGGCTTCTGGGCTGCAGCGCCTGTCGATCTCTTTCGACGGCTTCAGCGCCGCATCATACGAGAAAAACCGCGTTGGCGCCAGTTTTGAACAGGTTACGGAAAATATCAGCGGCTTTTTGCAGCGGCGGCGGCAAATGCGAATGAAAACCCCGCATTTGGCGATCGAGATGATGCGCATCTCCCCTTCTCGGATCGAGGGGAAAAAACAAAATGAATTTGTCCATCGCTTTAAAAAACTTGGGCTGGATGAAGTGGTCTTCAAGAAAACGCACAATTGGGCCGGCCATTTTGGCGGCGCTGACGCGGCCGGGAAATTTTCCGCCTGCACTTTTCCCTGGAACGCCCTGGTGGTCTTTTTCAACGGCGACGTGGCCGCCTGCGCCCAGGATTTCTTCGGCCGCCAGCGGCTGGGAAACGCTCATGACAAACAACTCCTTGAGATATGGAACGACCTTCCCATGCAGGAATTGCGCCGGGCCTTCGCCGTTGCCGACATCTCGCCGTTCGCCGCCTGCCGGATTTGCGACCGCATCGGCCGCAGCA